One Nocardiopsis gilva YIM 90087 genomic window, CCGTCGGTGTAGATCTCCACGGCGCCCGTGCCCGGCGCCGTCCCCCCGCTGGTGTCCATGGCGCGCAATCTATCGCCCCGCCGCCCCGCCCGCACTGTGGCCGACCCAACGCGGCCCGCCCCGGCCCTACCAGAGCCGTCCGCCCCCTCCTGACGGGAAGAATGTCGGGGTACCGACCACCCACCGAGCAGAGAAGAATCGAGGCGGCGCGCCCATGTCCACCCCCGTCCCCATCCCCAAGGCCGAGCTGCACATCCACATCGAGGGGACGCTCGAACCCGAGCTGGCCTTCGAGCTGGCCGAGCGCAACGGGGTGCGGCTGCCCTACGCCACGGTGGACGAGCTGCGCGCCGCCTACTCCTTCAGCGATCTGCAGTCGTTCCTCGACCTGTACTACGCGCTGATGGCGGTGCTACGCACCGAGCGGGACTTCACCGATCTGGCCGATGCCTACCTGGCCCGGGCTACCGCCCAGGGGGTGCGCCACGCCGAGATCTTCTTCGACCCCCAGGCCCACGCCGTGCGCGGTGTCGGGATGGACGTAGTCGTGCGCGGGCTCGCGGCCGCACTGGAGAGCGCCGAGGAACGCCACGGGATGACGACACGGCTGATCCTGTGCTTCCTGCGGGACCGCCCGGCCGACGAAGCCCTGCGCACGCTGGAGGAGGCGCGCCCCTACTTCAATGTGATCAGCGGGGTCGGGCTGGACTCCGCCGAAGTGGGCAACCCGCCGGAGAAGTTCCGCGAGGTGTTCGCCACGGCGCGCGACGCCGGGCTGCACCTGGTCGCCCACGCCGGCGAGGAGGGGCCGCCCGCCTACGTGTGGCAGGCCCTGGACGCGCTGGGGGTCGAGCGCGTGGACCACGGCGTGCGCTGCATGGAGGACGAGGCCCTGGTCGAGCGGCTGCGCAGCGAGCGCATGCCGCTGACGGTGTGCCCGTTCTCCAACGTCCGGCTGCGCGTCGTGGACCGTCTGGAGGACCACCCGCTGCCCCGCATGCTGCAGGCCGGGCTCATGGTGACGGTGAACTCCGACGACCCCGCCTACTTCGGCGGCTATGCCGAGGACAACATGCGCGGCGTACGCTCGGCCCTCGGGCTGGGCGAGGAGGACGTGCGCACGCTGGCCCGCAACTCCGTCAACGCCGCGTTCATCGACGCCGACCGGCGCGCCGCCCTGCTGGCCGAAGTCGACGCCCACCGGTTCGCCGACTGACGGGCCGCCGCGGCCCGAGGCGGCGGTCACGCAGGGGCGAGAGCGCAATCACACAGCGAATCGGACGGATCCGGAATGAGATGCGGCGGGGCATTGCGTTGGCGCTAGTGTCTCCGGCTCGCCCGCACCCGATGCTGGCTGGGCGGCCGGTCGCCTCACCCCCCTTGACCCGACGCAATCCATTCAGCAACCGCTGAGGAGCCTCTGTGCCTATCGCCCTGCTCGCTCTGGCTATCGGAGCATTCGCTATCGGCACCACCGAGTTCGTCGCCATGGGGATCCTGCCCGATGTGGCCGACTACTTCGGGGTGTCGATCCCCACGGCCGGGTACATGATCTCCGGATATGCCATCGGCGTGGTGATCGGCGCCCCGCTGCTGGCCGCCGTGGGCGCCCGTATCGACCGCAAGCGGCTGCTCATCGCGCTGATGGCGCTGTTCACCCTGGGCAACATCGCCTCGGCGCTGGCCCCCACCTTCGACCTGCTGCTCATCTCCCGGTTCCTGACCGCGCTGCCGCACGGCACCTTCTTCGGGGTCGGATCGGTGGTGGCCGCCGCGCTGGTGCCGGTGACCAAGCGCGCCCAGGCGTTCGCACTGATGATCGCGGGGCTGACGGTCGCCAACATCGTGGGGGTGCCGCTGGCCACGATCGCCTCCCACCACCTGGGCTGGCGCAGCACCTACGGGATGATCGCGGCCGTCGGCGTACTCACCCTCATCCTGCTCATCCGCCTGGTGCCCGCCCAGCGCCCCCAGCCCGGCGCCTCGGTCCGCTCCGAGCTGAGCGCCCTGGCCCGCCTGCAGGTGTGGATGACGCTGCTGGTCGGCGCGGTGGGCTTCGGCGGCATGTTCGCCGCCTACAGCTACATCTCCCCGATGATGACCGAGGTGGCGGGCTTCGGCGCCCCGGCCGTGGCCGTCATCCTGGCCGTCTACGGCGTGGGCATGACGGTGGGCAACCTCGTCGGTGGGCGCGCGGCCGACCGGGCGCTGCTGCCCACGATGTATGTCTGCCTGATCAGCATGGCGGTGACGCTGCTGCTCCTGCACGCCCTGGCCCCGTTCAAGATCGCGGCGGTGGTGATGGTGTTCCTGGTCGCTGTCACCGGCACCGCCCTGGTGCCCTCCCTGCAGATCCGTCTGATGGACTCCGCCAAGGACGCGCCGTCGCTGGCCGCGGCGCTGAACCACTCCGCGCTCAACCTCGCCAACGCGGCCGGGGCCTGGCTGGGCGGGCTGGTCATCGCCGCGGGCTACGGCTACACCGCCCCCAACCTGCTGGGTGCGGGGCTGGCCGTGGCCGGTCTGGTGGTGGCCCTGGCCTCGGGCATGATGGACCGCCGCCTGCGCCGCCCCGCCCCTGCTTCCGCCAGGGCCGGGGACGGCGCTGAGCAGGAGTCGGCCACCACGGTGTGATGCCTATTTCGGGCAGGGGCCGATATTCGCCCTTGCCCCACTCGACACCCATCGGGCGCCGCGAGAGGGTGAGCGCCGAAGCATGACGCGGATGCGGAGGTCGAGGCGATGAGTGCGGCGAACGCGGGCCTGGTGGAGATCGTGCCGGGCGTGCACGCGTGGGTGCAGCCGGACGGTTCCTGGTGGATCAACAACGCGGGCGTCGTGCGCGGTGACGACGGCGGCGACGCCCTAGTCATCGACACCTGTTGCACAGCCGACCGCACGCGGCGCTTCCTCCAGGCCGCACGGCACGCGGTGGACGGGGCGGCCCTGCGCTTCGCGCTCAACACACACCTGCACGGCGACCACACCTACGGCAACTATCTGCTGCCGGAGGACACGACCGTCATCGCCCACGAGGCGACCCGTGCGGGCATGATCGCCGACCCGTTCATCAAGGGCTGTCCCCCGGTGTGGCAGCCCACCCCGGACTGGAGCGGGGCGCGCCTGCGCACGCCCACCCTGACCCTGACCGACGGGATGACGCTGCACCTGGGCGAGCGGCGGGTCGAGCTGCGCCATCCCGGCTATCGGGCGCACACCCCGGGCGACGTGGTCGCCTGGCTGCCGGACGAGCGCGTCCTGTTCACCGGTGACCTGGTGTTCCACCAGGTCACCCCGCTGGTGCTGATGGGGTCGCTGGAGGGGGCGCGGCGCTCGGTGGCCTGGCTGTCGGACTTCGAGGCCGACCACATCATCCCCGGGCACGGGGGGCTGCTCGAGGAGGGGGCGTTCCGCACGGTGCTGGCGGCCCACGACCGCTACTACCGCTTCATCCTGGAGACGGCGGCCTGGGGACGCAATGAGGGGTTGAGTCCGCTGGAGGCCGCCAACGGCGTTGAGCTGGGCGAGTTCGCCGACTGGCACGATCCGGAGCGGGTGGTGCTCAACCTGCACCGCGCCTATGCCGACGCCGACGGCAAAGAGCCCGACGTGCTGGCCGCGTTCGCCGATGCCGTCACCTACAACGGCGGTCCGCTGCGCTGTGTGGTTTGACTGCTCCCCTGCCTGAAGGGGAGGGGATTCTCTCCTTCAGGGCCAAGCGGGGATTCCTAGCTCAGGCAGCCAGATCAGGCAGCGCCTGATCTGGTCTTACGCCCTCAGCACTAGCCGGGGCCAGACCAGCCCGGACCAGCATCACACGCGCGGAGTTCTTGTCCCTCGGGGACACGGCCCCGCACGCGGTGCAGGCATACGTTCGTTCTGAGAGAGGCAGTGCGTGCTTGGTTCTCGCTGCGCACGACGCGCACTCCATGGTGGTATGCGCGGGATGCACGAGACGGACGTCCCGCCTGTGCTTGCGGCCCATCTCCACCAGCGCCCTCTTCGTGGCGCTAATGGCGGCGTCAGCCGCCTTGCGCGCCATGGTGGACTTGGCCAGGAACTTCGGACGAAAGTCCTCTACCGCGATCGCGTCGTGGTCGCGCACGACGCGCTTGGCCCATGTGCGCCCGGTGTCCTGCCGCTGCCTCGCCACCTTCCTGTGCAGCTTCGCGGCCTGCCGCTTCGCCGTCCGGTAGCCCTTCGAAGCGGGCTTGCCCTTCGCGGGTCTACGGCGGGCCATCAACCGCTGGTATCGGGCCAGCTTCGCAGCCGCCGTCTTGCCGTGCCCGGTGTGCGGAAGGTCGTGGGCGTCGGACGTGGTGGTCGCGGTCTCCTTCACACCCCAGTCCACACCGATCACCCGCCCGGTCTCCGGCATCGGTTGGACCTCGGCGG contains:
- a CDS encoding MFS transporter, with product MPIALLALAIGAFAIGTTEFVAMGILPDVADYFGVSIPTAGYMISGYAIGVVIGAPLLAAVGARIDRKRLLIALMALFTLGNIASALAPTFDLLLISRFLTALPHGTFFGVGSVVAAALVPVTKRAQAFALMIAGLTVANIVGVPLATIASHHLGWRSTYGMIAAVGVLTLILLIRLVPAQRPQPGASVRSELSALARLQVWMTLLVGAVGFGGMFAAYSYISPMMTEVAGFGAPAVAVILAVYGVGMTVGNLVGGRAADRALLPTMYVCLISMAVTLLLLHALAPFKIAAVVMVFLVAVTGTALVPSLQIRLMDSAKDAPSLAAALNHSALNLANAAGAWLGGLVIAAGYGYTAPNLLGAGLAVAGLVVALASGMMDRRLRRPAPASARAGDGAEQESATTV
- a CDS encoding RNA-guided endonuclease InsQ/TnpB family protein, yielding MATPKNTGDTGQARYTYRLRVSATAHTALIGEWNRCRWVWNECVAKSKQVHTHNKATGQKVTCGPARLDTMLTQARQTSAWLREGSSVPQQQTIRDFAKSRAKALKDIKERLPMRQRAGMPRWKKKRQSLPSLNYTRRGFRLKDGRLHLAGGIVVRVVWSRELPAEASSVRVYQDNLGHWYASFVVPAEVQPMPETGRVIGVDWGVKETATTTSDAHDLPHTGHGKTAAAKLARYQRLMARRRPAKGKPASKGYRTAKRQAAKLHRKVARQRQDTGRTWAKRVVRDHDAIAVEDFRPKFLAKSTMARKAADAAISATKRALVEMGRKHRRDVRLVHPAHTTMECASCAARTKHALPLSERTYACTACGAVSPRDKNSARVMLVRAGLAPASAEGVRPDQALPDLAA
- a CDS encoding adenosine deaminase, with protein sequence MSTPVPIPKAELHIHIEGTLEPELAFELAERNGVRLPYATVDELRAAYSFSDLQSFLDLYYALMAVLRTERDFTDLADAYLARATAQGVRHAEIFFDPQAHAVRGVGMDVVVRGLAAALESAEERHGMTTRLILCFLRDRPADEALRTLEEARPYFNVISGVGLDSAEVGNPPEKFREVFATARDAGLHLVAHAGEEGPPAYVWQALDALGVERVDHGVRCMEDEALVERLRSERMPLTVCPFSNVRLRVVDRLEDHPLPRMLQAGLMVTVNSDDPAYFGGYAEDNMRGVRSALGLGEEDVRTLARNSVNAAFIDADRRAALLAEVDAHRFAD
- a CDS encoding MBL fold metallo-hydrolase — protein: MSAANAGLVEIVPGVHAWVQPDGSWWINNAGVVRGDDGGDALVIDTCCTADRTRRFLQAARHAVDGAALRFALNTHLHGDHTYGNYLLPEDTTVIAHEATRAGMIADPFIKGCPPVWQPTPDWSGARLRTPTLTLTDGMTLHLGERRVELRHPGYRAHTPGDVVAWLPDERVLFTGDLVFHQVTPLVLMGSLEGARRSVAWLSDFEADHIIPGHGGLLEEGAFRTVLAAHDRYYRFILETAAWGRNEGLSPLEAANGVELGEFADWHDPERVVLNLHRAYADADGKEPDVLAAFADAVTYNGGPLRCVV